Proteins from a genomic interval of Diospyros lotus cultivar Yz01 chromosome 6, ASM1463336v1, whole genome shotgun sequence:
- the LOC127804466 gene encoding uncharacterized protein LOC127804466 yields MDMKKMIEQVLQQNKLLLVSEEQSRGRLPFVVEVMEKPLPRKFRMPQITTYSGKDDRYDHMQNYESLMMLHGRDDAIICRAFPLTLVEHARAWFNGLPEASISLFGQLKAKFIKAFIINSQRKKDATYLLSIRQGSKETLHHYVDRFRNATLEIHNLPIEMVVSAMFQGAQLTSFQESLSLDYPKSLADLFVRANKYIHHTEVMRTVVMDEDRERKRKERDIEEDLDRREERARRVDDVRPQFNH; encoded by the coding sequence ATGGatatgaagaaaatgattgaaCAGGTGTTGCAGCAAAATAAGTTATTACTAGTTTCAGAAGAGCAATCACGAGGGAGGCTGCCATTTGTGGTAGAAGTAATGGAAAAACCCTTACCTAGAAAATTTAGGATGCCCCAAATAACCACTTACTCTGGCAAGGATGATCGTTACGATCACATGCAGAATTACGAGTCTTTGATGATGCTCCATGGACGAGATGACGCGATAATATGTAGGGCCTTCCCGTTAACCCTAGTTGAACATGCTCGGGCTTGGTTTAATGGTTTACCCGAAGCATCAATTTCCTTGTTTGGGCAACTAAAGGCGAAATTTATCAAAGCATTCATTATTAATAGCCAAAGGAAGAAAGACGCGACATACCTCCTTAGCATTCGACAGGGGAGCAAAGAGACCCTACACCATTATGTGGACAGATTTCGGAATGCTACACTTGAGATTCACAACCTACCGATTGAGATGGTAGTGTCCGCCATGTTCCAAGGGGCGCAGCTGACTTCTTTCCAAGAATCCCTCTCTCTAGACTATCCAAAATCCTTGGCAGATTTGTTCGTCAGGgccaataaatatatacaccatACAGAAGTAATGAGGACTGTAGTAATGGATGAAGACAGGGAGCGAAAAAGAAAGGAACGAGATATTGAAGAAGACCTTGATCGGCGAGAAGAGAGGGCTCGAAGAGTGGATGATGTCAGACCCCAGTTCAATCACTAA